In the genome of Streptomyces sp. NBC_00190, one region contains:
- a CDS encoding amino acid permease gives MTSTAAPPTEAAPVPEPPAPGREDTRRFGLPVATCLVMGNIIGGGIFLLPASVAPFGTISLVAFAVLTLGAVALALVFGRLARRHPQTGGPYVYARAAFGDFAGFLAAWSYWITTWVSNAALAVAAVGYLCVLFPAVGAHKWSMCLAALAVQWLPALANLAGTRYVGAVQLVSTVLKFAPLLLVSVGGLLFFDPANLGPFRATDQSAVGAVSASAAILLFSYLGVESAAVSAGEVRDPARNVGRATILGTVGAATVYLLGTLSVFGLVPHDSLVSSQAPFTDAVNAMFSADGGAGGTWGGTVVACAAVISMAGALNGWTLLSAQTPYAAAKDGLFPKAFETKKRGVPVVGVVVTAVLASALTVYNYTAGSTGVFEILVLVTTFTATVPYLLSTAAQLYFLLSGRSERVHRGRLVRDAALACLAFGFSMWLVAGSGYAAVYQGVMFLFAGVLVHAVMSARRRRAIVSPAG, from the coding sequence GTGACCAGCACCGCAGCACCGCCGACCGAGGCCGCACCCGTCCCCGAGCCTCCCGCGCCCGGCCGGGAGGACACCCGGCGCTTCGGCCTTCCCGTCGCCACCTGCCTGGTCATGGGCAACATCATCGGCGGCGGGATCTTCCTCCTCCCCGCCTCGGTGGCCCCCTTCGGCACCATCAGCCTCGTCGCGTTCGCGGTGCTCACCCTCGGCGCGGTCGCCCTCGCCCTCGTCTTCGGCCGTCTCGCCCGGCGGCACCCGCAGACCGGCGGCCCGTACGTCTACGCCCGCGCCGCGTTCGGCGACTTCGCCGGATTCCTCGCCGCCTGGAGCTACTGGATCACCACCTGGGTCTCCAACGCGGCCCTCGCGGTGGCGGCCGTCGGCTACCTCTGCGTGCTCTTCCCGGCCGTCGGCGCGCACAAGTGGTCCATGTGCCTGGCCGCCCTCGCCGTGCAGTGGCTGCCGGCGCTCGCCAACCTGGCCGGCACCCGGTACGTCGGCGCCGTCCAACTCGTCTCCACCGTCCTGAAGTTCGCCCCGCTGCTGCTCGTCTCCGTGGGCGGCCTCCTCTTCTTCGACCCGGCCAACCTCGGCCCCTTCCGGGCCACCGACCAGAGCGCGGTCGGCGCCGTCTCCGCCTCCGCGGCGATCCTGCTCTTCAGCTACCTGGGCGTCGAATCCGCCGCCGTCAGCGCAGGCGAGGTCCGCGACCCGGCGCGCAACGTCGGCCGGGCCACCATCCTGGGCACCGTCGGCGCGGCCACCGTCTACCTGCTGGGCACCCTCTCCGTCTTCGGCCTGGTCCCCCACGACAGCCTGGTCTCCTCCCAGGCCCCCTTCACGGACGCGGTCAACGCCATGTTTTCCGCAGACGGAGGGGCCGGCGGCACCTGGGGCGGCACCGTCGTCGCCTGCGCGGCGGTGATCTCGATGGCGGGCGCCCTCAACGGCTGGACCCTGCTCAGCGCGCAGACCCCGTACGCCGCCGCCAAGGACGGCCTCTTTCCGAAGGCCTTCGAGACGAAGAAGCGCGGCGTCCCGGTGGTCGGCGTGGTCGTCACGGCCGTCCTCGCCTCGGCGCTGACCGTCTACAACTACACGGCGGGCTCGACGGGCGTCTTCGAGATCCTGGTCCTGGTCACCACCTTCACCGCGACCGTCCCGTACCTGCTCTCCACCGCCGCGCAGCTCTACTTCCTGCTCTCGGGCCGGTCCGAGCGCGTCCACCGGGGCCGCCTGGTCCGTGACGCCGCGCTCGCCTGCCTGGCCTTCGGCTTCTCGATGTGGCTGGTGGCCGGCTCAGGCTACGCCGCCGTCTACCAGGGCGTGATGTTCCTGTTCGCGGGCGTACTCGTCCACGCGGTGATGTCCGCCCGGCGGCGGCGGGCCATCGTTTCGCCCGCGGGGTAA
- a CDS encoding SRPBCC family protein yields the protein MSAISNTIDIDRSPEDVYSYVTDPTHLPEWQDSAVSVVPMGDLPVHVGSKVLVTRQIGKRRVPTTMEFTELDPPRSWHIHGVDGPVRPDVRGRIEPLDGGARSRVTLSVDFEGHGMGRALVPLVVKPMLRKEMPRGEEKLKHLLEHSAS from the coding sequence ATGTCCGCGATCAGCAACACCATCGACATCGACCGCAGCCCCGAGGACGTCTACTCGTACGTGACGGACCCCACGCACCTGCCGGAGTGGCAGGACAGCGCCGTGTCCGTCGTACCGATGGGCGACCTCCCCGTCCACGTCGGCTCGAAGGTCCTCGTCACCCGGCAGATCGGCAAGCGCAGGGTCCCCACGACCATGGAGTTCACGGAACTCGACCCGCCGCGGAGCTGGCACATCCACGGCGTCGACGGGCCGGTCCGGCCGGACGTACGGGGCCGTATCGAACCCCTCGACGGCGGGGCGCGTTCACGCGTGACCCTGTCCGTCGACTTCGAGGGCCACGGCATGGGCAGGGCCCTGGTCCCCCTCGTGGTCAAGCCCATGCTCCGCAAGGAGATGCCCCGGGGCGAGGAGAAGCTGAAGCACCTGCTGGAGCACTCCGCGAGCTGA
- a CDS encoding ATP-binding protein, translating to MQAAVTVTPAQIPELLLGLATVRPVFLWGAPGIGKSSLVRKFADSLGLECVSLLGTQLAPEDLIGVPQIRGGRSVFCPPEAIARDEPYCLFLDELNAASPDVQKAFYSLILDRRIGSYELPAGSIVIGAGNRATDNALARPIASALVNRLTHVHLQASARDWLVWAGENGIHPWVTDYLTDRPDHLWSQPPKTEEAFSTPRSWHMLSDALHSFGTGLDEQTLKVVAHGTLTPAHAVSFCGYAKIVRHTFGIEAIMKGDASWPRRMEDRDLLYYLAEAFRGRLVKELPAQREHVSPAVRQTAYRAKSLLVQLAEISVEVAQTVIADDADGLPVLPAWFLVEAARDMPRLVEARR from the coding sequence GTGCAGGCTGCCGTCACCGTCACCCCCGCCCAGATCCCCGAACTGCTCCTCGGCCTCGCCACCGTGCGGCCCGTGTTCCTCTGGGGGGCGCCCGGAATCGGCAAGTCCTCGCTCGTACGGAAGTTCGCCGACTCCCTCGGCCTGGAGTGCGTCAGCCTCCTCGGCACGCAGCTCGCCCCCGAGGACCTGATCGGCGTACCGCAGATCCGAGGCGGCCGCTCCGTCTTCTGCCCGCCAGAGGCCATTGCGCGCGACGAGCCGTACTGCCTTTTCCTCGACGAGCTCAACGCCGCGTCCCCGGACGTCCAGAAGGCCTTCTACTCGCTGATCCTGGACCGCCGGATCGGCTCCTACGAGCTCCCCGCGGGCTCCATCGTCATCGGCGCGGGCAACCGCGCCACGGACAACGCGCTCGCCCGGCCCATCGCCTCCGCCCTCGTCAATCGCCTCACCCACGTCCACCTCCAGGCGTCCGCGCGGGACTGGCTGGTCTGGGCCGGCGAGAACGGCATCCACCCCTGGGTCACGGACTACCTCACCGACCGCCCCGACCACCTGTGGTCGCAGCCGCCCAAGACGGAGGAGGCGTTCTCCACGCCCCGCTCCTGGCACATGCTCTCCGACGCCCTGCACTCCTTCGGGACCGGCCTGGACGAGCAGACGCTGAAGGTCGTGGCGCACGGCACCCTCACCCCCGCCCACGCCGTCTCCTTCTGCGGCTACGCCAAGATCGTCCGCCACACCTTCGGCATCGAGGCGATCATGAAGGGTGACGCGAGCTGGCCGCGCCGCATGGAGGACCGGGACCTGCTGTACTACCTGGCCGAGGCCTTCCGGGGCCGTCTGGTCAAAGAACTCCCCGCGCAGCGCGAACACGTCTCGCCCGCTGTCCGGCAGACCGCCTACCGCGCCAAATCGCTCCTCGTCCAGCTCGCCGAGATCTCCGTCGAGGTCGCCCAGACCGTCATCGCCGACGACGCCGACGGCCTGCCCGTGCTGCCCGCCTGGTTCCTGGTCGAGGCCGCCCGCGACATGCCCCGCCTGGTCGAGGCCCGCCGGTGA
- a CDS encoding vWA domain-containing protein, translating to MSRTPRGKDAKPDPATEAFAEGLALVKRNPALAAVDAAVCRQAKCAATPAGGLAAVDSNGTVHVHPTRRADPRDWAWTLAHALLHLGFGHVPASKDEDRPQPDRFDLAARCAVVNRFLLTVPTGRAPDHLPAEYPGGDEDLLAARWRRDGIPAAYAQCGTAGDHPDQVLVTWRRWNTTAPDWEAAFAHALTRSVSAAMDVAGGRRDRVTGERTRQQPWDLALNWFVSSYPLLGGLAAGLKIVADAELARSQGIAIAAVSASSGEIYVNPLRTFTDGEWRFILAHEMLHAALRHGERRGVRDPYLHNVAADYVVNGWLVEMGVGEMPAGLLHDPALRDLSVEEVYDRIATDLRRMRRLATLRGKGLGDILGEPLPHPGSCPYTDLDDFYRRGLVQGFDLHEAGRRGLLPAGLIQEIRALAHPPVPWDAKLARWFDEYVPRPAPVRSYARPARRQASTPDIPRAGRRFPPEEVARCTFGVVLDTSGSMNAALLGKALGAIASYAEARDVPAARVVFCDAAPYDAGYLPPTEIAGRVRVRGRGGTVLQPGIDLLQRAEDFPPGAPVLVITDGWCDTLRIRREHAYLVPQGASLPFTPKGPVFRLA from the coding sequence GTGAGCCGGACCCCGCGCGGCAAGGACGCCAAGCCCGATCCCGCCACCGAGGCCTTCGCGGAGGGCCTCGCCCTGGTCAAGCGGAACCCGGCCCTCGCCGCCGTCGACGCCGCCGTCTGCCGCCAGGCCAAATGCGCGGCTACCCCGGCCGGGGGACTGGCCGCGGTGGACTCCAACGGCACCGTCCACGTCCATCCGACCCGGCGAGCCGACCCCCGGGACTGGGCCTGGACCCTTGCCCACGCCCTGCTCCACCTCGGCTTCGGCCACGTCCCCGCGAGCAAGGACGAGGACCGCCCGCAGCCCGACCGCTTCGACCTCGCCGCCCGCTGCGCGGTGGTCAACCGCTTCCTGCTCACCGTTCCGACAGGCCGGGCCCCCGACCACCTCCCCGCCGAATACCCCGGCGGGGACGAGGACCTGCTCGCCGCCCGCTGGCGCCGCGACGGCATCCCGGCCGCCTACGCGCAGTGCGGCACCGCCGGCGACCACCCCGACCAGGTCCTGGTCACCTGGCGCCGCTGGAACACCACCGCCCCCGACTGGGAGGCCGCTTTCGCGCACGCCCTGACCCGCAGCGTCTCCGCCGCGATGGACGTGGCCGGCGGCCGCCGCGACCGGGTCACCGGCGAACGGACCCGCCAGCAGCCCTGGGACCTGGCCCTGAACTGGTTCGTCTCCTCGTACCCGCTGCTCGGCGGCCTCGCCGCCGGCCTCAAGATCGTCGCCGACGCCGAGCTGGCCCGCTCCCAGGGCATCGCCATCGCCGCGGTCAGCGCGAGCTCCGGCGAGATCTACGTCAACCCGCTGCGCACCTTCACCGACGGCGAATGGCGGTTCATCCTGGCCCACGAGATGCTCCACGCCGCCCTGCGCCACGGCGAGCGCCGCGGCGTCCGCGACCCGTACCTGCACAACGTGGCCGCCGACTACGTGGTCAACGGCTGGCTCGTGGAGATGGGCGTCGGCGAGATGCCCGCGGGACTGCTGCACGACCCCGCGCTGCGGGACCTGTCCGTGGAGGAGGTCTACGACCGGATCGCCACCGACCTGCGCCGGATGCGCCGCCTCGCGACCCTGCGCGGCAAAGGCCTCGGGGACATCCTGGGCGAGCCGCTGCCCCACCCGGGGAGCTGCCCGTACACGGATCTGGACGACTTCTACCGGCGCGGCCTCGTCCAGGGCTTCGACCTGCACGAGGCGGGGCGGCGGGGGCTGCTGCCCGCCGGGCTGATCCAGGAGATCCGGGCGCTGGCCCATCCTCCCGTGCCCTGGGACGCGAAGCTGGCCCGCTGGTTCGACGAGTACGTGCCGCGCCCCGCGCCCGTACGGAGCTACGCGCGCCCGGCACGCCGCCAGGCCTCCACCCCGGACATCCCGCGCGCGGGCCGGCGCTTCCCGCCCGAGGAGGTGGCCCGCTGCACCTTCGGTGTGGTGCTCGACACCTCGGGGTCGATGAACGCCGCCCTGCTCGGCAAGGCGCTGGGCGCGATCGCCTCGTACGCGGAAGCCCGCGACGTACCGGCGGCACGCGTCGTGTTCTGCGACGCGGCGCCGTACGACGCGGGCTATCTGCCCCCGACCGAGATCGCGGGCCGGGTCCGGGTACGCGGGCGGGGCGGGACCGTGCTGCAGCCGGGCATCGACCTGCTGCAGCGGGCGGAGGACTTCCCGCCCGGGGCCCCGGTGCTGGTGATCACGGACGGATGGTGCGACACCCTGCGGATCCGGCGTGAGCACGCCTATCTGGTTCCGCAGGGTGCCTCCCTGCCGTTCACACCCAAGGGGCCCGTCTTCCGACTGGCCTGA
- a CDS encoding RNA polymerase sigma factor yields MSLSPSRTFPPEIAESEALVALVERGREQGHINGDDVRQAFEAGRIPVDQWKRVLRSLNQVLDEEGVALHVSAAPATKTAAKKPRKAAAAPARTVAKKATTPPRPIGARKTSATSTATSAATATAAAISAPSASAIEDEATAGAAAEPKKRTVKKTATAAKKTATKKTAAKKTSAKDADEGETPAVEGEDWAAEDLADEAEEEAPKAAGTQGFVLSDDDEDDAPAQTVMVAGATADPVKDYLKLIGKVPLLNAEQEVELAKRIEAGLFSEYKLEEEEDHKPAFKRELEILVEDGRRAKNHLLEANLRLVVSLAKRYTGRGMLFLDLIQEGNVGLIRAVEKFDYTKGFKFSTYATWWIRQAITRAMADQSRTIRIPVHMVEIINKLARVQRQMLQDLGREPTPEELGKELDMTPEKVIEVQKYGREPISLHTPLGEEGDSEFGDLIEDSEAVVPADAVSFTFLQEQLQSILGTLSEREAGVVSMRYGLNDGQPKTLDEIGRVYGVTRERIRQIESKTMSKLRHPSRSQVLRDYLD; encoded by the coding sequence GTGTCGCTCAGCCCGTCCCGTACGTTCCCTCCGGAGATCGCCGAATCGGAGGCCCTCGTCGCGCTCGTCGAGCGCGGCCGCGAGCAGGGTCACATCAACGGTGACGACGTGCGCCAGGCCTTCGAGGCCGGCCGCATCCCGGTGGACCAGTGGAAGCGGGTCCTGCGCAGCCTGAACCAGGTCCTGGACGAGGAGGGTGTCGCCCTCCACGTCAGCGCGGCCCCCGCCACCAAGACTGCCGCCAAGAAGCCCCGCAAGGCAGCCGCCGCCCCGGCCCGCACGGTGGCCAAGAAGGCAACCACCCCGCCGCGCCCCATCGGCGCGCGCAAGACGTCTGCCACCAGCACGGCCACCAGCGCGGCCACCGCCACCGCCGCGGCGATATCCGCTCCGTCGGCATCCGCCATCGAGGACGAGGCGACGGCCGGGGCCGCCGCCGAGCCGAAGAAGCGGACGGTCAAGAAGACCGCGACCGCCGCGAAGAAGACCGCCACCAAGAAGACGGCGGCGAAGAAGACCAGCGCCAAGGACGCCGACGAGGGCGAGACCCCCGCGGTGGAGGGTGAGGACTGGGCAGCCGAGGACCTCGCCGACGAGGCCGAGGAAGAGGCCCCCAAGGCCGCCGGCACCCAGGGCTTCGTCCTGTCCGACGACGACGAGGACGACGCTCCGGCGCAGACGGTCATGGTGGCCGGCGCCACCGCCGACCCCGTCAAGGACTACCTCAAGCTCATCGGCAAGGTGCCGCTCCTCAACGCCGAGCAGGAGGTCGAGCTCGCCAAGCGCATCGAGGCGGGCCTGTTCTCCGAGTACAAGCTCGAAGAGGAGGAGGACCACAAGCCCGCCTTCAAGCGCGAGCTGGAGATCCTGGTCGAGGACGGCCGCCGCGCGAAGAACCACCTGCTGGAGGCCAACCTCCGCCTCGTGGTCTCCCTCGCCAAGCGCTACACCGGCCGCGGCATGCTCTTCCTGGACCTGATCCAGGAGGGCAACGTCGGCCTGATCCGCGCCGTGGAGAAGTTCGACTACACCAAGGGCTTCAAGTTCTCCACGTATGCGACCTGGTGGATCCGGCAGGCGATCACGCGTGCCATGGCCGACCAGTCGCGCACCATCCGCATCCCCGTGCACATGGTCGAGATCATCAACAAGCTCGCCCGCGTGCAGCGCCAGATGCTCCAGGACCTGGGCCGCGAGCCCACCCCGGAGGAGCTGGGCAAGGAACTCGACATGACCCCCGAGAAGGTCATCGAGGTCCAGAAGTACGGCCGCGAGCCGATCTCCCTGCACACCCCGCTGGGTGAGGAGGGCGACAGCGAGTTCGGTGACCTCATCGAGGACTCCGAGGCGGTCGTGCCGGCCGACGCGGTCTCCTTCACCTTCCTCCAGGAGCAGCTCCAGTCCATCCTGGGCACGCTCTCCGAGCGCGAGGCGGGCGTGGTCTCCATGCGCTACGGCCTCAACGACGGCCAGCCCAAGACGCTGGACGAGATCGGCCGCGTGTACGGGGTCACCCGTGAGCGCATCCGCCAGATCGAGTCCAAGACCATGTCGAAGCTGCGCCACCCGTCGCGTTCGCAGGTGCTGCGCGACTACCTCGACTAG
- a CDS encoding methyltransferase domain-containing protein gives MTRTFDHLVAEAESVSVDGWDFSWLDGRATEQRPSWGYQRLLGERLARVRSALDIQTGGGEVLAGSGPLPPLTAATESWPPNIAKATRLLHPLGAVVVADADEPPLPFGDEAFELVTSRHPVTIWWDEIARVLRPGGTYLSQQVGPASVFELVEYFLGPQPEEVRRGRHPDDAVADATKAGLEVVDLRSERLRTEFHDIGAVIYFLRKVIWMVPGFTVGQYRDRLRELHERIEREGPFVAHTARFLIEARKKG, from the coding sequence ATGACGCGTACTTTCGACCATCTCGTCGCCGAGGCCGAATCCGTCTCCGTGGACGGCTGGGACTTCTCCTGGCTCGACGGCCGCGCCACCGAGCAGCGCCCCTCCTGGGGCTACCAGCGGCTGCTGGGAGAGCGTCTGGCCCGCGTCCGGTCCGCCCTCGACATCCAGACCGGCGGCGGCGAGGTCCTCGCCGGATCCGGCCCCCTGCCCCCGCTGACGGCGGCTACCGAGTCCTGGCCGCCCAACATCGCGAAGGCGACCCGGCTGCTGCACCCGCTCGGCGCGGTGGTGGTCGCCGACGCCGACGAGCCGCCGCTGCCCTTCGGCGACGAGGCCTTCGAGCTGGTCACGAGCCGCCACCCGGTGACCATCTGGTGGGACGAGATCGCGCGGGTCCTGCGGCCCGGCGGCACCTACCTGTCCCAGCAGGTCGGTCCGGCGAGCGTCTTCGAGCTGGTCGAGTACTTCCTCGGGCCCCAGCCGGAGGAGGTCCGGCGCGGCCGGCACCCCGACGACGCCGTGGCGGACGCCACGAAGGCCGGCCTCGAAGTCGTCGATCTGCGCTCCGAGCGACTGCGTACGGAGTTCCATGACATCGGAGCCGTGATCTACTTTCTACGGAAGGTGATCTGGATGGTGCCCGGCTTCACGGTCGGGCAGTACCGGGACAGGTTGCGCGAGCTGCACGAACGGATCGAACGCGAAGGCCCGTTCGTCGCGCACACCGCCCGCTTCCTCATCGAAGCCCGCAAAAAGGGGTGA
- a CDS encoding bifunctional 5,10-methylenetetrahydrofolate dehydrogenase/5,10-methenyltetrahydrofolate cyclohydrolase, which translates to MDGTALARRISEQTAAYAAKITERTGTAPCLATVLVGEDPASVTYVRMKQNRCAKAGITSRHVELPAETTTEELVATLTALSEDPEISGILLQHPVPHHIDERAAFEAIAPGKDVDGVTMHSFAAMGFGLPGFVSCTPGGIMRLLAAYDVDLTGKHAVVVGRSAILGKPAGMLLLEQNATVTYCHSRTQDLPSIVRQADVLVAAVGKAEFIRGEDIKPGAVVLDAGYNEGNVGDVHFESAAARASLITPVPGGVGPMTIAVLLEQTVQAAAAQAGLDLAEL; encoded by the coding sequence ATGGACGGCACGGCCCTCGCCCGCCGCATCTCGGAGCAGACCGCCGCCTACGCGGCGAAGATCACCGAGCGCACCGGTACCGCGCCCTGTCTCGCGACCGTGCTGGTCGGTGAGGACCCCGCCTCCGTCACGTACGTACGCATGAAGCAGAACCGTTGCGCCAAGGCCGGGATCACCTCCCGCCACGTGGAGCTGCCGGCCGAGACCACCACCGAGGAGCTGGTGGCCACGCTCACCGCGCTCTCCGAGGACCCCGAGATCAGCGGCATCCTGCTCCAGCACCCCGTCCCGCACCACATCGACGAGCGCGCCGCCTTCGAGGCCATCGCGCCCGGCAAGGACGTCGACGGCGTCACCATGCACTCCTTCGCCGCCATGGGCTTCGGGCTGCCGGGCTTCGTCTCCTGCACACCCGGCGGCATCATGCGCCTCCTCGCCGCCTACGACGTGGACCTCACCGGGAAGCACGCCGTGGTCGTCGGCCGCAGCGCGATCCTGGGCAAGCCGGCCGGGATGCTGCTGCTGGAGCAGAACGCCACCGTCACCTACTGCCACTCCCGCACCCAGGACCTCCCCTCGATCGTGCGCCAGGCGGACGTGCTGGTCGCCGCCGTCGGCAAGGCCGAATTCATCCGGGGCGAGGACATCAAGCCGGGCGCCGTGGTCCTGGACGCCGGGTACAACGAGGGCAACGTCGGCGACGTCCACTTCGAGTCGGCCGCCGCCCGCGCCTCCCTGATCACCCCGGTACCGGGCGGGGTCGGCCCGATGACCATCGCCGTCCTGCTGGAGCAGACCGTCCAGGCCGCCGCCGCGCAGGCCGGGCTGGACCTCGCGGAGCTCTGA
- a CDS encoding MAB_1171c family putative transporter: MSSGLLLYLPGSVMFLALLIKLPALRRDWDQPLNRAACTLLAVGAPLTFLASPSTISTVNRLTGVVNFSAPLVFGLITVFSGTCVVLVLQWRGGPPRAVRQATRLTAAVFGAVTVAIVVLFVIGDAPVERVRDLDTYYATTPWIREMIVCFLVAHTVGTSALTVLCGKWVWRADRSLRPLRTGLALIVCGGLLDLAYLAAKWASVAARWAGRDWVASADVALSLVSGAALLIGAGFIVPLVGGSAAWRDFTQYRRLYPLWKALRGAAAARVRTVPLAWWSPVGSRLIHRESFIDDGILALASRFDPAVRGAAYEAARGQGMSETRAAVVADAAVLAVACRRGAAGTEGEHPSPYRLGGSPLGALAREFRTSPIVAAARETA; encoded by the coding sequence GTGAGCAGCGGACTCCTGCTCTATCTGCCGGGGTCCGTGATGTTCCTGGCGCTGCTGATCAAGCTGCCGGCGCTGCGCCGGGACTGGGACCAGCCCCTGAACCGGGCCGCGTGCACACTGCTCGCCGTGGGCGCCCCGCTCACGTTCCTGGCGTCACCGTCGACGATCTCCACGGTCAACCGGCTCACCGGCGTGGTCAACTTCTCCGCGCCGCTGGTGTTCGGCCTGATCACCGTCTTCTCGGGGACGTGCGTGGTGCTGGTCCTGCAGTGGCGCGGCGGCCCGCCCCGGGCCGTGCGGCAGGCCACCCGGCTGACGGCGGCCGTGTTCGGCGCGGTGACCGTGGCGATCGTCGTGCTGTTCGTGATCGGCGACGCGCCGGTGGAGCGGGTCCGGGACCTGGACACGTACTACGCCACGACGCCGTGGATCCGCGAGATGATCGTCTGCTTCCTGGTGGCCCACACCGTCGGGACCTCTGCGCTGACCGTGCTGTGCGGGAAGTGGGTGTGGCGCGCGGACCGCTCGCTGCGCCCGCTGCGCACCGGACTGGCGCTGATCGTGTGCGGCGGGCTGCTGGACCTGGCCTACCTCGCCGCGAAGTGGGCCTCGGTGGCGGCCCGCTGGGCCGGCCGGGACTGGGTGGCCTCCGCGGACGTGGCGCTGTCGCTGGTCTCCGGGGCGGCCCTGCTGATCGGTGCGGGGTTCATCGTGCCGCTGGTCGGCGGGTCGGCGGCCTGGCGGGACTTCACCCAGTACCGGCGGCTGTATCCGCTGTGGAAGGCACTGCGCGGAGCCGCGGCCGCCAGGGTACGGACCGTGCCGCTGGCCTGGTGGTCGCCGGTCGGGTCCCGCCTCATCCACCGTGAGTCCTTCATCGACGACGGCATCCTGGCGCTCGCCTCCCGGTTCGACCCCGCCGTGCGCGGCGCGGCGTACGAGGCGGCGCGCGGGCAGGGCATGAGCGAGACCCGGGCCGCCGTGGTCGCGGACGCGGCCGTGCTCGCCGTCGCCTGCCGGCGCGGGGCCGCCGGTACGGAGGGCGAGCACCCGTCCCCGTACCGGCTGGGCGGCAGCCCGCTGGGGGCCCTGGCCCGGGAGTTCCGCACCTCCCCCATCGTCGCCGCGGCCCGCGAGACGGCCTAA